From Thalassotalea euphylliae, the proteins below share one genomic window:
- a CDS encoding FKBP-type peptidyl-prolyl cis-trans isomerase, with protein sequence MSDNKFESIEARVSYGVGRQLGDQLRNNPFKEFDVTAVQSGLADALAAADSQVSEQDLNEAFAVVSKKLQEQEQAQAKEKAAEGEAFLAKNAERAEVTVTESGLQYEVLADAEGEKPTAASTVRTHYHGTFINGEVFDSSVDRGQPAEFPVGGVIAGWTEALQLMSVGAKWRLYIPYNLAYGERGSHGAIPPYSALVFDVELLDIL encoded by the coding sequence ATGTCTGATAACAAATTTGAATCAATCGAAGCACGCGTAAGTTACGGCGTTGGCCGTCAACTTGGCGACCAATTACGCAATAACCCATTTAAAGAGTTTGACGTAACCGCGGTACAATCTGGTTTAGCTGACGCATTAGCAGCTGCAGATAGCCAAGTAAGCGAGCAAGACTTAAACGAAGCATTTGCTGTTGTTTCTAAGAAATTACAAGAGCAAGAGCAAGCACAAGCCAAAGAAAAAGCGGCTGAAGGCGAAGCTTTCTTAGCAAAAAATGCTGAGCGTGCAGAAGTGACTGTGACTGAATCTGGCTTACAGTACGAAGTGCTAGCAGATGCAGAAGGTGAAAAACCAACGGCAGCATCAACGGTTCGCACTCACTACCACGGTACTTTCATTAACGGTGAAGTATTCGATAGCTCAGTTGATCGCGGTCAACCTGCTGAATTCCCAGTTGGTGGTGTTATCGCTGGTTGGACAGAAGCATTACAGCTAATGAGTGTTGGCGCAAAATGGCGTTTATACATTCCTTACAACTTAGCTTACGGTGAGCGTGGTTCGCACGGTGCGATCCCTCCATACTCAGCGTTAGTATTCGATGTTGAACTATTAGACATCCTATAA
- a CDS encoding bifunctional metallophosphatase/5'-nucleotidase: protein MKNWKSSLLPFLSVLALVGCGDSANLQGKNAADDEVELASRVKHCGQDNQQLAQCSDGAFQLQLLHFADIDGGRDILNNAVRFSAILNKFRAEYANTLVLSSGDNWIPGPEYNVGGDLALSSILGVAANGRAHIAYLNAMGVQATAVGNHELDMGTEAFANLIAPQVLSGKTWQGAQFPYLSANLDFTTDTSLAPLFGVNGDINTNQAGQVAASTVIEVNGERIGVVGASTPALSSITKTDDITVLPDDASDIAALALKIQTYIDSLTKQGINKIILLAHMQQIAIEQQLAPLLDGVDIIVAGGSNTILADKNDRLRDGDSAEGSYPLVFQSATKEPIVVLNTDGDYTYLGRFVVMFDENGVMIPSLLDDELNGAYAADERALTEHNLELSDAIPEVQTITTALNQALTAKLSKVFGSTSVYLNGSRVSVRTEETNLGNLTADANLAYAQTIDKSVAISLKNGGGIRAPIGACVIPPGSTDSELVCSPPKGADGINNAGDVTQLDLEIALRFNSALSNLSVTGRELKDIIEYGVSATRAGATPGRFPQVAGMRFSFDASKAVGSRVQNLMILDDNGALPKGKTVVVVNNGKLNPAAAKQIFRLVTLDFLVNGGDGYAFPKGKSANVVSLKSAGQKTGNVVIADDGTEQDALAEYLFEHYQKVGKAYYEMDTPSAQDKRIQNLAKVPEDTVLADE from the coding sequence ATGAAAAACTGGAAGAGCTCACTATTACCCTTTTTAAGCGTGCTAGCGTTAGTGGGCTGTGGTGATAGCGCAAATCTTCAAGGTAAAAACGCTGCTGATGATGAGGTTGAGTTAGCTAGTCGAGTTAAGCATTGTGGACAGGATAACCAACAACTCGCCCAATGTTCTGATGGTGCCTTTCAGTTACAGCTATTGCACTTCGCCGATATTGATGGCGGCCGCGATATTCTGAACAATGCCGTTCGTTTTTCTGCAATATTAAATAAATTCCGCGCTGAATATGCCAATACTTTAGTACTCAGCTCAGGTGATAATTGGATACCCGGCCCAGAATATAATGTCGGCGGTGATCTTGCCTTGAGTAGCATTTTAGGTGTTGCCGCCAATGGCAGAGCGCATATCGCTTATTTAAATGCTATGGGCGTGCAAGCCACGGCGGTTGGCAATCACGAATTAGACATGGGGACAGAAGCGTTCGCCAATTTGATTGCGCCACAAGTGCTGAGTGGTAAAACTTGGCAAGGTGCTCAATTTCCCTATTTATCGGCCAATTTGGATTTCACAACAGATACCTCGTTAGCGCCATTGTTCGGTGTTAACGGCGATATCAATACTAATCAAGCAGGGCAGGTTGCCGCCAGCACGGTGATTGAGGTCAACGGCGAAAGGATCGGTGTCGTTGGCGCTTCAACACCAGCGTTAAGCAGTATTACGAAAACAGACGACATTACTGTACTACCTGATGATGCCAGTGACATCGCGGCACTTGCCTTGAAAATACAAACTTATATTGACTCCCTCACCAAGCAAGGTATCAACAAAATTATCTTACTCGCCCATATGCAGCAAATTGCCATTGAACAACAACTCGCGCCTTTACTGGATGGTGTCGATATTATCGTCGCAGGTGGTTCGAATACGATATTGGCTGACAAAAACGACAGGCTACGCGATGGCGATAGTGCCGAAGGCAGTTATCCACTCGTTTTTCAAAGTGCCACAAAAGAGCCTATTGTAGTGCTGAACACCGACGGAGATTACACCTACCTCGGGCGATTTGTCGTGATGTTCGATGAAAACGGTGTGATGATCCCCAGCTTGTTAGACGATGAACTAAACGGTGCATACGCTGCTGACGAACGAGCACTTACTGAACACAACCTTGAGTTAAGTGACGCGATTCCAGAAGTTCAAACGATAACTACGGCGTTAAACCAAGCATTGACGGCCAAACTCAGTAAGGTATTTGGTAGCACATCGGTGTATTTAAACGGCAGCAGGGTATCAGTGAGAACTGAGGAAACGAACCTCGGCAACCTTACCGCTGACGCCAACCTTGCTTATGCACAAACAATTGATAAAAGCGTGGCTATTTCACTTAAAAACGGTGGTGGGATTCGCGCACCAATTGGTGCTTGCGTCATTCCCCCCGGCAGTACTGATAGTGAGTTGGTATGCAGTCCGCCCAAAGGCGCAGACGGTATCAATAACGCAGGCGATGTAACGCAGTTGGATTTAGAAATCGCGCTGCGCTTTAACAGCGCACTTAGCAATTTATCAGTCACTGGTCGTGAATTAAAAGACATTATTGAGTACGGCGTGTCGGCTACCAGAGCTGGCGCAACCCCCGGCCGTTTTCCGCAAGTGGCAGGCATGCGTTTTAGTTTTGACGCAAGTAAAGCGGTTGGTTCGCGCGTGCAAAATCTTATGATACTTGATGATAATGGCGCTTTACCCAAGGGTAAGACAGTTGTAGTTGTTAACAATGGAAAGCTAAACCCAGCTGCGGCTAAGCAAATATTTCGCTTGGTGACCTTGGACTTTCTAGTGAACGGTGGTGACGGTTATGCCTTTCCCAAGGGGAAATCGGCAAACGTGGTGAGCCTTAAAAGCGCAGGGCAAAAAACAGGTAATGTCGTTATTGCTGACGATGGCACAGAGCAAGACGCCCTCGCAGAGTATTTATTCGAGCACTACCAAAAAGTGGGTAAGGCTTATTACGAAATGGACACGCCAAGCGCACAAGACAAGCGTATTCAGAATTTAGCCAAGGTGCCAGAAGATACGGTATTAGCTGACGAATAA
- a CDS encoding Na+/H+ antiporter NhaC family protein, translating into MTEQTSPPRLLSLLPFGVFLSLFIGTGIVLTLQGVEFAFYQLPASVAIIPAIIVAIMMGKETISEQVNQFIEGAGHSNIITMGVIYLLAGAFGMVAKATGSVDASVQLGLALFPDYLIIPGLFIVAAFLSTAMGTSVGTIAAIAPIAAGFIEAASLSPALVAGSIISGAIFGDNLSIISDTTIASTRTQGARMKDKFRVNFKFALPAALISLVLFTFLGGSADYQSEQAIDVIGLLPYVVILGLALSGVNVFVVLLVGILLAAATGFVSNGYQLSALASDINKGFANVQDVFILALFIGGLSELVRRQGGLQALTVSLKKLAGKLSPNNPKRAAGLGIASLAFSANFFTANNTVSIIITGETAKELAEDGNIKAAESASLLDIFACINQGLLPYGAQALLLGATIGISPVDVVIYSFYPMILFFAALIAFWRITKN; encoded by the coding sequence ATGACTGAACAAACCTCACCACCTCGCCTTCTCAGCCTATTGCCGTTTGGCGTATTCCTTTCGCTCTTTATCGGTACAGGGATTGTCCTAACCCTGCAAGGTGTTGAGTTTGCGTTTTACCAGCTGCCTGCCAGTGTTGCCATTATCCCTGCCATCATCGTTGCAATAATGATGGGGAAGGAAACGATTAGCGAGCAAGTTAACCAGTTTATTGAAGGTGCCGGCCATAGCAATATTATTACCATGGGGGTGATTTATTTGCTGGCAGGCGCGTTTGGCATGGTTGCGAAAGCAACAGGCAGTGTTGATGCAAGTGTGCAACTGGGATTAGCGCTGTTTCCGGACTATTTAATCATTCCTGGACTATTCATTGTTGCCGCATTTTTATCAACAGCTATGGGAACATCGGTTGGTACCATCGCTGCCATTGCCCCGATAGCCGCGGGCTTTATTGAAGCTGCGAGCCTAAGCCCTGCATTAGTTGCAGGTAGTATTATCTCCGGCGCTATTTTCGGTGATAATTTATCGATTATCTCTGACACAACCATTGCCTCAACGCGAACACAAGGGGCGCGAATGAAAGACAAGTTTCGTGTGAACTTTAAGTTCGCTCTTCCCGCCGCACTTATCTCGCTCGTGCTATTCACTTTCTTGGGAGGTAGTGCTGACTATCAAAGCGAGCAAGCGATCGACGTAATTGGCCTATTGCCTTACGTCGTTATTCTTGGTTTAGCGTTGTCGGGGGTAAACGTGTTTGTGGTTTTACTGGTTGGTATTTTACTGGCAGCTGCAACAGGCTTTGTCAGTAATGGCTATCAACTGTCTGCACTCGCATCTGATATCAACAAAGGCTTTGCTAACGTACAAGACGTCTTTATTTTAGCGCTATTTATTGGTGGTTTAAGCGAGTTAGTACGCCGCCAAGGTGGCTTGCAAGCGCTTACGGTAAGCTTAAAAAAATTAGCGGGTAAACTTAGCCCCAATAACCCGAAACGCGCGGCTGGTTTAGGTATTGCCAGCCTCGCATTTAGTGCGAACTTTTTTACCGCCAATAATACAGTGTCAATTATTATCACAGGTGAAACCGCGAAAGAGCTCGCCGAAGATGGCAACATTAAAGCAGCAGAATCGGCTAGTTTGCTAGATATTTTCGCCTGTATTAACCAAGGTTTATTACCTTATGGCGCGCAAGCCTTGCTGCTTGGAGCAACTATTGGTATTTCCCCTGTGGATGTGGTGATTTACTCGTTTTACCCGATGATTTTATTCTTTGCCGCATTAATTGCATTTTGGCGTATTACTAAAAATTAA